The segment CGAGCAAATTCAGACCCGCCATGCGGTAATGTTGACCTTCGCTCGTCCGGTCCCGAATTTCCCCCTGACGGCCTATCCGCAAGGCGTTTTTCAGAGCATGGTGGGATTCCCCCTTGTTCAGGCCAATCTGGGCGCGGCGCTGCATATCGGCGTCCAAAACCCAATCGATGATGAACAGCGTGCGTTCAATGCGCCCGACTTCGCGCAGGGCAACGGCCAACTCATTCTGTCGGGGATAAGAGGCCAGCTTGCGCAGGATCTGGCTGGGAGCCATGGTTCCAGCCGCCATGGTGGCCACGATGCGTAAAATGTCCGGCCAGTTGGCCGCAATCAGCTCTTCCTTGATCTTGCCGCCGATCAATCCCAGCAGTTCCTTCGGGACAGCGCCGGGGTTGAAAGCGTAGAGACGTTTGGAGGGTAAGTCCCGGATACGTGGAATAAATTTGTAGCCCAATAGTGAAGTGACAGCAAACACATGATCGGTAAAGCCGCCGGTGTCGGCGTACTGCTCGCGGATTTGCCGACCGGTCTCATTCATGAGCAATCCATCCAGAATATAGGGGGCTTCGCTGACGGTGGCGGGAATGGTCTGCGTGGCAAAGGGAGCGAACTGATCGGATACGTGGGTATAGGCCTTGAGCCCCGGTTCACGGCCATATTTGGCGTTGACCAGATTCATCGCCTCGCCTTGTCGCGCAGCGGAGAAGAACTGGCCATCACTGGATGCCGTCACGCCCATGCCCCAGAACGACGCCATGGGCAGTTGCGCTTGCGCTTCAATCACCATGGCCAACGCACGGTTCATCGCCTCGCTTTCCACATGCCAACGGGACAGGCGCGTCAACTCCCAGTATTCATGCGTGTTTGACGCCTCGGCCATCTTGCTCAGACCGAGGTTGATCCCTTCGGCCAATAACACATTGAGCAATCCAACTTTATCTTTGCATGGCGCGCCTGTGCGCAGATGCGTGAATGCGTCTGTAAATCCGGTGATGGCGTCCACCTCTATCATCAAATCAGTGATGCGCGTTTCCGGGATACGCTTATACAGATCAAGAACCAGCTCTTCCGCCCCTTCTGGCGGGTTGGCCGCCAACCGGTCGATATGCAGCACGCCCTCTTCAATGCCGCCGCCGGGGATGGCCCCAACGCGCGCGGCCTGCGCCAGCCGATTCAGGTTGCTGTCCAATCTGGCGCGTCGGTCAGCCAGCCATTGGCCAGGGTCCATTGGCATTGTCAGTCGGATGTTGGCGGCAATGGCGTGCGGGGGAACAAGGGCCTGTTTCAGATCAGCATAGCGCCGGGAGTGTTTCAGCCAGATGTCCCCGGATCGAAAGCCATCGCGCAGATGGAACAGAACCGCGACCCCCCACAGCTTTCCATCCGCATCGGACTGGGCATCAAGATAGCGGCGCCATTTCGAGGCTTGGCGTAGAAAGTCCATTGAGCGGTCATGCGGCCCACCATCCCGGATCAAATGGACCGCATGCAACAAAGGCTGCATGACTGGCGCGCTTTGAAGTTCAAGAGCTTTGAGCATGCGCGGCGCATAGCGTCGGAAACGGTGATATCCCCGCCCCACATGGGATAAGGGGTTGGCGGCCATCGTATTGGTCAGACGCGCCGCGACGGCTACCAGGTCACGCAAATCGCTCCACCCCAGGTGCGTTGAGACAGCCTGTTCAAGCGAAGCGCCATCGCCCTGGGCCTCCAACAGGGCCTCGCCCAAATTGACAAAGGCTTTCAAGGTTTGCTGGACTGAGGATTTAGCGTCATCTACACGGGTTTCGCAGAGCTTTTTGGCTTCGCGCCAGGTTTTCCCTACAATTCGGTCATGGGTTTCAATCAGCGCGTCGCAGATCCCTGCCCGCCATTCCACGACGCAGACCGCAACAATGGCCAGTCGCCGATCATCGGAGAGATCACGCACGCCATCAGCGAAGTAGCGCTCTCCCTGCCGCCTGAGCCGGGAGATCCGGTGCGGCGGAACGCACGCTATGATGTCCTCAGGAAGATGGAGCCTTTGCAGAAACTCCAAGCGGTCCAGCAGGCGGTTGGCGTCCGCCGAGTTATGCCCCGGTTCGAATTGCCGCAACCAGACGAATCGGGTCAGGCGATCATCGACCATTTCAGAAAGCAGGCTCTCAAGAGCCTCACGGATGTTCGCGTCCAGTCGGTCGGCTATCCGCGCTTCGATTCGACGTTCAGCAGCCACCAAGGCGTTGGCGCATAGCCGCTCAATGGTTGAGAGGCCGGGCGAAATGATGTGTGTCTGGCGGCAGCGCTCCACCAATCGGCGCGCCAGGTCTTCATTGGAACGCGCATCTTCGGCTTGGCGGTCAAGCCAGCCCTTCAGATCACGCGCGCCCCTGCCTGAGAATGTCCGGTAGTCATAGATTGAGCGCAGAGCCTCCATATGCTCTTGGCGTGTTTGCCGTCTCTCAGCATAAGACAGCA is part of the Magnetofaba australis IT-1 genome and harbors:
- a CDS encoding Tn3 family transposase, which translates into the protein MPRRHILTERQRAALRDLPTDEASLLEHYTLADDDLENIRQRRRPENRLGFALQLCALRYPGRALSPGECIPTEVLQFIGAQLGITGEALLSYAERRQTRQEHMEALRSIYDYRTFSGRGARDLKGWLDRQAEDARSNEDLARRLVERCRQTHIISPGLSTIERLCANALVAAERRIEARIADRLDANIREALESLLSEMVDDRLTRFVWLRQFEPGHNSADANRLLDRLEFLQRLHLPEDIIACVPPHRISRLRRQGERYFADGVRDLSDDRRLAIVAVCVVEWRAGICDALIETHDRIVGKTWREAKKLCETRVDDAKSSVQQTLKAFVNLGEALLEAQGDGASLEQAVSTHLGWSDLRDLVAVAARLTNTMAANPLSHVGRGYHRFRRYAPRMLKALELQSAPVMQPLLHAVHLIRDGGPHDRSMDFLRQASKWRRYLDAQSDADGKLWGVAVLFHLRDGFRSGDIWLKHSRRYADLKQALVPPHAIAANIRLTMPMDPGQWLADRRARLDSNLNRLAQAARVGAIPGGGIEEGVLHIDRLAANPPEGAEELVLDLYKRIPETRITDLMIEVDAITGFTDAFTHLRTGAPCKDKVGLLNVLLAEGINLGLSKMAEASNTHEYWELTRLSRWHVESEAMNRALAMVIEAQAQLPMASFWGMGVTASSDGQFFSAARQGEAMNLVNAKYGREPGLKAYTHVSDQFAPFATQTIPATVSEAPYILDGLLMNETGRQIREQYADTGGFTDHVFAVTSLLGYKFIPRIRDLPSKRLYAFNPGAVPKELLGLIGGKIKEELIAANWPDILRIVATMAAGTMAPSQILRKLASYPRQNELAVALREVGRIERTLFIIDWVLDADMQRRAQIGLNKGESHHALKNALRIGRQGEIRDRTSEGQHYRMAGLNLLAAIVIYWNTARLGEAVAQRKRTGLPVPPELLAHISPLGWSHILLTGEYRWPKKR